One part of the Musa acuminata AAA Group cultivar baxijiao chromosome BXJ1-5, Cavendish_Baxijiao_AAA, whole genome shotgun sequence genome encodes these proteins:
- the LOC135673110 gene encoding peptidyl-prolyl cis-trans isomerase FKBP12-like isoform X2, with the protein MGVEKQLLKAGHGPKPVRGQSVTVHCTGFGKDGDLSKKFWSTKDPGQQPFTFKVGLGSVIKGWDEGVMDMQVGEVARLQCTPDYAYGAGGFPDWGIRPNSVLIFEIEVLSAQ; encoded by the exons ATGGGCGTGGAGAAGCAGCTCCTCAAGGCCGGCCATGGCCCCAAGCCCGTCAGGGGCCAATCCGTCACCGTACACTGCACAGGCTTCG GTAAGGATGGTGACCTCTCAAAAAAATTCTGGAG CACCAAAGATCCTGGACAGCAGCCATTCACATTTAAAGTTGGTTTGGGCTCGGTTATTAAAG GGTGGGATGAGGGAGTGATGGATATGCAAGTGGGAGAAGTTGCTCGACTTCAG TGTACCCCAGATTATGCTTATGGAGCTGGtggctttccagattggggtatCCGTCCAAACTCGGTCTTGATCTTTGAAATCGAAGTCCTCAGCGCGCAGTAA
- the LOC135673110 gene encoding peptidyl-prolyl cis-trans isomerase FKBP12-like isoform X1 — translation MGVEKQLLKAGHGPKPVRGQSVTVHCTGFGKDGDLSKKFWSTKDPGQQPFTFKVGLGSVIKGWDEGVMDMQVGEVARLQNDARSQVGDLIQHFISCPFEFRCVIFYVCPPVNMC, via the exons ATGGGCGTGGAGAAGCAGCTCCTCAAGGCCGGCCATGGCCCCAAGCCCGTCAGGGGCCAATCCGTCACCGTACACTGCACAGGCTTCG GTAAGGATGGTGACCTCTCAAAAAAATTCTGGAG CACCAAAGATCCTGGACAGCAGCCATTCACATTTAAAGTTGGTTTGGGCTCGGTTATTAAAG GGTGGGATGAGGGAGTGATGGATATGCAAGTGGGAGAAGTTGCTCGACTTCAG AATGATGCCAGAAGCCAAGTTGGAGACCTCATACAGCATTTTATCTCCTGTCCTTTCGAGTTCCGTTGTGTAATCTTTTACGTCTGTCCTCCCGTTAATATGTGCTGA
- the LOC135673108 gene encoding transport inhibitor response 1-like protein, which produces MREERSDMSEDEDGGGGVEQKERWGPSHGGGGGCGSAKSRGGVWTDPPPPFSDQVLENVLENVLQFLVCRRDRNAASLVCRSWYRAEAQTRGELFIGNCYAVSPRRATDRFRRVRSVVLKGKPRFADFSLVPLGWGAHFSPWASAMATAYPWLERICLKRMSIADYDLSLLAFSFPFFKDLTLICCDGFGTLGLAVIAEKCRHLRVLDLIEAYLEEEEEDEVVDWVSKFPQTTTSLETLGFDCVVSTVNFEALEALVARSPALRQLRVNHHVTVDQLFRLMVRAPQLTHLGTGSFGHPAALALQGDVMEHDADLVSAFAASKSIVSLSGFRDVASQYLPAIYPVCANLTTLNCSFAEITADELKPVIHHCHNLQKFWVLDTVRDEGLQAVAATCKDLRELRVFPLNATEDSEGFVSDVGLAAISQGCRRLRSILYFCQQMTNKAVITMSKNCQELVVFRLCIMGRHLPDHLTKEPMDEGFGAIVMNCKKLTRLAVSGLLTDKAFGYIGKYGKSIRTLSVAFAGDSDVGLRYVLEGCPKLQKLEIRDSPFGDPALLSGIHQYYNMRFLWMNSCKLSIRGCNDVAQRLPRLIVEVIRDRPEADDETVEKLYMYRSLAGPRNDAPPFVMIL; this is translated from the exons ATGAGAGAGGAGAGGTCGGACATGTCGGAGGACGAGGACGGTGGAGGAGGAGTGGAGCAGAAGGAGCGCTGGGGGCCGTctcatggcggcggcggcggctgcggtTCCGCTAAGAGCCGGGGTGGAGTCTGGACGGATCCGCCGCCGCCCTTCTCCGACCAGGTGCTGGAGAACGTGCTCGAGAATGTCCTCCAGTTCCTGGTGTGTCGCCGGGACCGGAACGCCGCGTCGCTGGTCTGCCGGTCGTGGTACCGGGCGGAGGCCCAGACCCGGGGCGAGCTCTTCATCGGCAACTGCTACGCCGTCTCCCCCCGGCGGGCGACCGACCGGTTCCGCCGCGTCCGGTCGGTCGTCCTCAAGGGCAAGCCCCGGTTCGCTGATTTCAGCCTGGTGCCCCTCGGCTGGGGCGCCCACTTCTCACCCTGGGCCTCCGCCATGGCCACTGCCTACCCCTGGCTCGAGAGGATCTGCCTCAAGCGGATGTCCATCGCCGACTACGACCTCTCCCTCCTCGCcttctccttccccttcttcAAGGATCTCACCCTCATCTGCTGCGACGGGTTCGGCACCCTCGGCCTAGCTGTCATCGCCGAGAAGTGCAG GCATCTGCGGGTGCTAGATCTGATAGAGGCCTatttggaggaagaagaggaggatgaggtCGTGGATTGGGTTTCCAAGTTCCCACAGACAACAACGAGCTTGGAGACACTCGGGTTCGATTGTGTGGTCTCCACAGTCAATTTCGAGGCATTGGAGGCGCTGGTCGCCCGATCTCCTGCCCTCCGGCAGCTGCGGGTGAATCACCATGTCACCGTAGACCAGCTCTTCCGTCTCATGGTGCGGGCGCCCCAGCTCACCCACCTTGGCACAGGGTCCTTCGGACACCCTGCAGCCCTGGCTCTACAAGGAGACGTAATGGAGCATGACGCTGATCTCGTATCTGCCTTTGCTGCCTCCAAGTCGATAGTCTCTCTCTCAGGCTTCCGCGATGTTGCATCTCAGTACCTCCCTGCTATTTACCCAGTCTGTGCCAATCTCACTACCCTCAACTGTAGCTTCGCCGAGATAACTGCTGATGAGCTGAAGCCCGTGATCCACCATTGCCATAATCTTCAGAAATTCTGG GTTCTTGACACGGTGCGTGATGAGGGGCTTCAAGCAGTGGCAGCCACATGTAAGGACCTCCGAGAGCTGAGGGTGTTCCCTTTAAATGCAACAGAGGACTCCGAGGGGTTTGTCTCAGATGTTGGTCTTGCAGCTATTTCTCAGGGTTGCCGGAGACTCCGATCAATTCTATATTTCTGCCAGCAGATGACTAATAAGGCAGTTATAACAATGTCCAAGAATTGCCAGGAACTTGTTGTGTTTCGCCTTTGTATCATGGGTCGCCACCTCCCTGACCACCTTACCAAGGAGCCCATGGATGAGGGATTTGGGGCTATAGTGATGAATTGCAAGAAGCTAACCAGGCTTGCAGTTTCGGGGTTGCTCACCGACAAGGCATTTGGGTATATTGGAAAATATGGGAAGTCAATAAGAACTTTATCTGTTGCTTTTGCAGGGGACAGTGACGTGGGGCTAAGGTATGTGCTCGAAGGGTGCCCCAAATTGCAGAAGCTTGAGATCAGGGATAGCCCTTTTGGGGATCCAGCACTCCTCTCGGGGATTCACCAATACTATAATATGAGGTTCTTGTGGATGAATTCGTGCAAGCTGTCTATTAGGGGTTGCAACGATGTAGCTCAGAGGTTGCCTCGCTTGATCGTTGAAGTGATTAGAGATCGGCCTGAAGCTGATGATGAGACTGTCGAGAAATTATACATGTATCGTTCCCTAGCAGGGCCAAGAAATGATGCACCGCCTTTTGTGATGATCTTATAG
- the LOC135673109 gene encoding pentatricopeptide repeat-containing protein At5g18475-like, with protein MSPQNLIKVPNNVTSSPATTKWISPLQYLKPASIVRPAPPPLPPPPPTEPERRRSRFISHADAVRLINRQTDPQRALDLFNAAAAQPGFAHNHATYSALLLKLARHRRFPALDAVLRRMSLEPCLFHEAVFLRLMPLLCRASLPDKAVRLFGSAIPLLVRRNPSLKALATCLDALVEARRFDLAQDLLTDARARFSIEPNTCVCNILVKHHCMSRDLDSAFRVLEEMRASELAKPNLITYSTLMGGLCREGRLKDAIDLFEEMIDKDKIVPDHLTYNVLIDGFCRSGQVDKARTIFGFMRSNGLEPNMYNYAVLMNGFCREGRVEEAEEVFEEMGKIGLQIDGVTYTTLIGCLCREGRVDEGIELVKEMREKGCKADVVTYNVVIEGLCKEERFKEAMGLLESLPYDGVRLNVASYRIVLNSLCATGDMEKAIGLLGLMLGRGFRPHFATSNKLLLGLCEVGRVADATVAMYGLAEMGFMPESDTWFRLVDSVCRERKLKRSFDLFDDLLIAE; from the coding sequence ATGAGTCCCCAAAACCTCATCAAAGTCCCCAACAACGTCACCTCCTCCCCTGCGACCACGAAATGGATATCTCCTCTTCAGTACCTTAAACCAGCTTCTATCGTACGACCAGCACCACCtccacttcctcctcctccgcctactGAGCCGGAGCGGCGTCGATCCCGGTTTATCTCCCACGCCGACGCGGTGCGACTCATCAACCGGCAGACAGACCCGCAGCGGGCCCTCGACCTCTTCAACGCGGCCGCTGCGCAGCCCGGCTTCGCCCACAACCACGCCACCTACTCCGCCCTCCTCCTCAAGCTCGCACGCCACCGCCGCTTCCCTGCCCTCGACGCCGTCCTTCGCCGCATGTCCCTCGAGCCGTGCCTCTTTCACGAGGCCGTCTTCCTCCGCCTGATGCCACTCCTCTGCCGTGCCTCCCTTCCCGACAAGGCCGTCCGCCTCTTCGGCTCCGCCATCCCCCTCCTCGTCCGCCGCAACCCCTCTCTCAAGGCCCTCGCCACCTgcctcgacgccctcgtcgaagcCCGCCGATTCGACCTCGCCCAAGACCTTCTTACAGACGCCAGGGCCCGTTTCTCCATCGAGCCCAACACCTGCGTCTGCAACATCCTCGTGAAGCACCATTGCATGAGCCGCGACCTTGACTCCGCCTTCCGGGTCCTCGAGGAGATGAGGGCGTCGGAGTTGGCGAAACCCAATCTGATCACATATTCCACGCTGATGGGTGGATTGTGCAGAGAGGGCAGGTTGAAAGATGCCATCGACCTGTTCGAGGAAATGATTGACAAGGACAAGATCGTCCCCGACCACTTGACCTACAACGTGCTGATCGATGGGTTCTGTAGAAGCGGGCAGGTGGATAAGGCTAGAACCATCTTCGGATTCATGCGGAGCAATGgcttggagcccaacatgtacaaCTACGCGGTTCTGATGAATGGCTTCTGCAGAGAAGGGAGAGTGGAGGAAGCAGAAGAGGTTTTCGAGGAGATGGGGAAGATTGGGTTGCAGATTGACGGCGTGACCTACACAACACTGATTGGCTGCCTTTGCAGAGAAGGGAGGGTTGACGAAGGAATCGAACTGGTGAAAGAGATGAGGGAGAAAGGGTGCAAGGCCGATGTGGTGACCTATAATGTGGTGATCGAAGGGTTGTGCAAGGAAGAGAGGTTTAAGGAGGCGATGGGTTTGCTGGAGAGCTTACCATACGATGGTGTGAGGCTAAATGTTGCGAGCTATAGGATCGTGTTAAATAGCTTGTGCGCCACAGGGGACATGGAGAAGGCAATTGGTCTGCTTGGGTTGATGCTTGGAAGGGGTTTCAGACCTCACTTTGCGACCTCCAACAAATTGTTGCTTGGATTGTGTGAGGTTGGAAGGGTGGCAGATGCAACTGTTGCAATGTATGGATTGGCAGAGATGGGGTTTATGCCAGAGAGTGATACATGGTTTCGGTTGGTTGACTCTGTCTGCAGGGAGAGGAAGCTTAAGAGATCATTTGACTTGTTTGATGACTTGCTTATAGCGGAGTGA
- the LOC135673112 gene encoding beta carbonic anhydrase 5, chloroplastic-like isoform X2, with protein sequence MASLFRASLDFAAFDPSSIEASSRFSGKPSGAIKIGSSPLNLGRLSNARLRILGCVEEKHTSTRKASKEPFRLTREFTESERWKLGNDEQDLDPFEELKSRFKSFKSQNYEENLVHYQNLAEQQSPKFMVIACADSRVCPSNILGFQPGEAFTVRNIANLVPPFQHGASETSAALEFAVNTLEVANILVVGHSRCGGIQALMSMKNDPGSRSFIKDWVSIGKSARLSTEAAAGNLSFEMQCRHCEKESINGSLLNLLTYPWIEKRVSEATLSLHGGYYDFINCTFEKWTLVYRERLEGGSKYAIKNRSSWS encoded by the exons ATGGCTTCCTTGTTTCGAGCTTCGCTTGACTTCGCGGCCTTTGATCCTTCCTCTATTGAGGCTTCCTCTCGGTTCTCCGGGAAACCTTCGGGAGCCATAAAG ATCGGCAGTTCGCCCCTTAATTTGGGTAGATTAAGCAATGCACGCCTGAGAATTCTGGGTTGCGTCGA GGAAAAACATACTTCCACAAGAAAAGCTTCTAAAGAGCCTTTCAGGTTGACTAGAGAATTTACAGAAAGTGAAAGATGGAAATTAGGAAACGATGAGCAAGATTTAGATCCGTTTGAGGAGTTGAAAAGTAGATTCAAGAGTTTCAAAAGCCAAAATTATGA GGAGAATCTGGTTCATTACCAAAATCTTGCCGAGCAGCAGTCACCCAAG TTCATGGTAATTGCATGTGCAGACTCGAGGGTCTGCCCTTCGAACATTTTGGGTTTTCAACCTGGGGAAGCGTTTACAGTAAGGAATATAGCAAATTTAGTTCCACCATttcag CATGGGGCTTCAGAAACTAGTGCAGCACTTGAGTTTGCTGTAAACACTCTAGAG GTTGCAAACATATTAGTTGTTGGCCATAGTCGTTGTGGAGGAATTCAGGCTCTTATGAGTATGAAAAATGATCCTGGTTCTAG aaGCTTTATCAAAGATTGGGTTTCCATTGGAAAGAGTGCAAGGCTAAGCACAGAGGCTGCTGCTGGCAACCTGAGCTTTGAAATGCAGTGTAGACATTGTGAGAAG GAATCAATCAATGGCTCACTGCTGAACTTGCTAACATACCCATGGATTGAGAAAAGAGTCAGCGAAGCGACATTATCTCTTCATGGAGGCTACTATGACTTCATCAACTGCACCTTTGAGAAATGGACTCTTGTATACAGAGAAAGATTGGAGGGAGGCAGCAAGTATGCCATTAAAAATCGCTCCTCGTGGTCCTGA
- the LOC135673112 gene encoding beta carbonic anhydrase 5, chloroplastic-like isoform X1 — translation MASLFRASLDFAAFDPSSIEASSRFSGKPSGAIKIGSSPLNLGRLSNARLRILGCVEYILVRSSEINTDREKHTSTRKASKEPFRLTREFTESERWKLGNDEQDLDPFEELKSRFKSFKSQNYEENLVHYQNLAEQQSPKFMVIACADSRVCPSNILGFQPGEAFTVRNIANLVPPFQHGASETSAALEFAVNTLEVANILVVGHSRCGGIQALMSMKNDPGSRSFIKDWVSIGKSARLSTEAAAGNLSFEMQCRHCEKESINGSLLNLLTYPWIEKRVSEATLSLHGGYYDFINCTFEKWTLVYRERLEGGSKYAIKNRSSWS, via the exons ATGGCTTCCTTGTTTCGAGCTTCGCTTGACTTCGCGGCCTTTGATCCTTCCTCTATTGAGGCTTCCTCTCGGTTCTCCGGGAAACCTTCGGGAGCCATAAAG ATCGGCAGTTCGCCCCTTAATTTGGGTAGATTAAGCAATGCACGCCTGAGAATTCTGGGTTGCGTCGA GTACATATTAGTAAGATCATCTGAAATTAATACAGACAG GGAAAAACATACTTCCACAAGAAAAGCTTCTAAAGAGCCTTTCAGGTTGACTAGAGAATTTACAGAAAGTGAAAGATGGAAATTAGGAAACGATGAGCAAGATTTAGATCCGTTTGAGGAGTTGAAAAGTAGATTCAAGAGTTTCAAAAGCCAAAATTATGA GGAGAATCTGGTTCATTACCAAAATCTTGCCGAGCAGCAGTCACCCAAG TTCATGGTAATTGCATGTGCAGACTCGAGGGTCTGCCCTTCGAACATTTTGGGTTTTCAACCTGGGGAAGCGTTTACAGTAAGGAATATAGCAAATTTAGTTCCACCATttcag CATGGGGCTTCAGAAACTAGTGCAGCACTTGAGTTTGCTGTAAACACTCTAGAG GTTGCAAACATATTAGTTGTTGGCCATAGTCGTTGTGGAGGAATTCAGGCTCTTATGAGTATGAAAAATGATCCTGGTTCTAG aaGCTTTATCAAAGATTGGGTTTCCATTGGAAAGAGTGCAAGGCTAAGCACAGAGGCTGCTGCTGGCAACCTGAGCTTTGAAATGCAGTGTAGACATTGTGAGAAG GAATCAATCAATGGCTCACTGCTGAACTTGCTAACATACCCATGGATTGAGAAAAGAGTCAGCGAAGCGACATTATCTCTTCATGGAGGCTACTATGACTTCATCAACTGCACCTTTGAGAAATGGACTCTTGTATACAGAGAAAGATTGGAGGGAGGCAGCAAGTATGCCATTAAAAATCGCTCCTCGTGGTCCTGA